TTGAtgattgtggagggggcgtggtccagGCGTCGCCTGTAGGCGCAGCATGTGCGGAAGCTGGCTACGAAGCAGCTGCAGGTGAGTGGATAACCCAGCTGGAAcaggttgtctaatcacctgtgtcTCTATTTAAAGCCGCGGGAGGAGCCCGGAAGGAGGGGGGAGCCAAGAGAGAGAGGGGGACGAGAGGGACTCAGTAGAAAGTGcaagaaaataaaaaatctgtaaaCGTCTGGTAATCAAGCCTGATCCTTCCTTGTCACCAAGATCCCGCAACCAGAAAGTGGTACACTGACGTTCTGGTTCACATTGAAGACGCATCGTGCATATACACACAATTTATTTCCATATACAAAAGAGGCCTGGGTAAGATATGAAAAATTTATTATTGCACTGTTCACACTGACATTAAAACATCTGATACAGGTTGCATATGGGCAAAAACAtcagaattgacctgcagtgtgaacaaagctaaatgtttttttgcgttgtttttttaagtacaaTAAGACAACTCATTCATTGCTTGTATGTTTAATTTATCACTAAATCATGCTAAACGTACATTCAATTAATGAAGAAAAAAGATGCAGATATTGGTGTGCAATTTCACAGTTTTCTTCATTGTAAACAATAAAGGAAACCACTGGAATCAAACAATTGGCACAAATAGTAAAACATTTAAGAAACATGCGGGTGTGCACATAAAAGCAAGTGGTGTTTGGTGTCAAACTGAAAATGTTTGGTCCCAAACTTAAAAACTGGAGCCAACAAATTGACTCGTTTacatacaaaacatttttttccccccagggaCTCTCTCTAAAAGCTTCTCAAACTAATCTGGTTCAAAACCACTAAGAGTCCCTCATAGGGTGAACACTCAAACATAAATAACATATTTTCCTTTTACTCTGAGCTCTCCAACAGTTGCTCGTTGGGCTCCTCGGCAACACGCCATTCTGGTTTCAGGAGTAAAAACGTGGTTTTATTCCGGCGTTGTGACGCTTTTACAAACACCTACCTCTGTTTTGACTTCCTGTGGCAGCAGCTTCCTTAATCTCACACCTCTCCAATTTGATGGTGAGCTTTTTGGTCACTTGAGGATGTTTAAATGCTTCCATCAGAGGTTCGTCGTCTGAGCTGCCAGCTGAAGGAACACAAAAGTGAGGTTCACTGTGGTGTGGTGTTTTACTGCCAGCATGTAGCGAAATGATTGCCTTTTACTACAAATCGACCAATGTTTTTTTCCAGGGTTTACACCGATTATTAGTTGTCTCGGACTATGTTTCCACGGCAGGCCAAAGTGAACAAAATCAGATTTATTCCAGCTGACACCGCAAGtgaaatgtgatctttatcagactccagtataaacACGCACAGGCCCCAATATGACCTTGATGTAGGgctctgtcactcctaattgctaaatcccatgaaatattatacgcctagtctcttacgtgaatgagctaaataatattatttgatattttacagtaatgcgttaatttcacacataagtcgcgacttatagtccgaaaaatacgctaaTAAGTGGAAATGACAAACAAGGTTTTTCATTATACATTATCCGTTTTAAATTGTGTGCAATTCCAGATAGGCTGTGACTTAGTTCAACGGTtagctttgtagatacactaagacagtggttctcaaatcggggtacgagtacccctaggggtacttgaaggtatggcagggggtatgtgagattttaaaaaaatattctaaaaatggcaacaattcaaaaatcctttataaatatatttattgaataatacttcaacaaaataggaatttaagttaataaactgtgaaaagaaatgcaacaatgcaatattcagtgttgacagctagattttttgtggacatgttccataaatattgatgttaaagatgtatttttttgtgaagaaatgtttagaatgaagttcatgaatccaattcgatctccattacaatccccaaagagggcactttaagttgatgattacttctatgtgtagaaatctttatttagaattgaatcacttgtttatttttcaacaagtttttagttatttttatatctttttttcccaaatagttcaagaaagaccactacaaatgagcaatatcttgcactgtaatacaatttaataaatcagaaactgatgacatagtgctgtattttacgtctttatctctttttttcaaccaaaaatgctttgctctgattagggggtacttgaattaaaaaaatgttcactgggggtacatcactgaaaaaaggttgagaaccattgcattaagacaaagtctaagttcattgatgtgtttttgaaactccacctatttttttttcatcagaaaTTTCAACTAACGAAgcgttttgtcaagaggattatttgtgatatgtatattttcagattgtgcttgctctatttttgggtcaaagtaaaacaaagtaaacactccgaagttgtctttattttgaagttattatgccatgatttaaCCAGTACGGCCCACTTGGGAACAGATTTTCCTCAATGTGGCGCCCGaactaaaatgagttggacacccctgttttaaagacTAAATACTTgatatatattgtatctgctggTGTAGttttgttgtccatccatccatccattttctaccgcttattccctttcggggtcgcggggggcgctggcgcctatctcagctacaatcgggcggaaagcagggtacaccctggacaagtcgccacctcatcgcagggccaacacaaatagacagacaacattcacactcacattcaaacactagggccaatttagtgttgccaatcaacctatccccagatgcatgtctttggaagtgggaggaagccggagtacccggagggaacccacgcattcacggggagaacatgcaaactccacacagaaagatcccaagcctggatttgaacccaggactgcaggaacttcgtattgtgaggcagatgcactaacccctctgccaccgtgaagttttgttgtattttaaaaaaagaaaagccaTAACTGATAAATGTCAAAATGTCAACTCACATACAGGGCGATAATCGATCGATAAataacatttaccgtatttttcggagtatatgttgcacctgccaaaaatgcataataaagaaggaaaaaaacatataaagtcgcactggagtataagtcgcattttctggggaaatttatttgataaaacccaacaccaagaatagacatttgaaaggcaatttaaaataaataaagaatagtgaacaacaggctgaataagtgtacgttatatgacacataaataaccaactgagaaggtgcctggtatgttaacctaacatattatggtaagagtcattcaaataactataacatatagaacatgctatacctttaccaaacaatctgtcactcctaatcgctaaatcccattaaatcttatacgtctagtctcttacgtgaatgagctaaataatattatttgatattttacagtaatgcgttaataatgtcacacataagtcgctcctaagtataagtcgcacccccggcccaACTATGAAAaacactgcgacttatagtccgaaaaatacggtgctaTACCTTGCAGGAGCTTCTTTTTGCCTGCTTTGGGAGTCGCCACCTTCTTCTTCAGAACCGAGGCTGGTTTCTTCAGCTTTAAGGTCTTTTCCGTTTGGGATTTCTTCACCATGTTGATGAGAGGCTCGTCGTCCGAGCTGTTGTCAGACTGACCTGCTTCAAGGAGAAAGGCGTTAAAAAGTTTTgttgaggttgttttttttcatgcacatttcCAAGCACACCTCGTCTCTTTTTAGATGCGCTGCCTTGCGATGGACTACTTTTTTTCACTTTCTTTTCCTCGGCAGGCTTCCTCTGTTTGGCGGCGGGGGTCACCAGTGGCGTGTCATCAGCGGCGGTGTCGTTGTCGGAGGTGTCGTGTGAGGATGGAGGCTCTTTTTGAATCCAAGAGGTCAGTGTTTGAGATGGACGCTTCCCAGCATTTGTGACATTTTACACCACCTACCTTTACGTGCTTTTCCACCTCCCCTCGGTCTGCTCTTCTTGCTGTTTCCTGGTGTCGGCTGACGGGCGGCGATGGCTTTCCTCCTCAAAATGGTCGCCAGCGGCTCATCCTCTGAGCTCTCGTTGGAAGATTGTGTATatttgactgaaaaaagcaaATAAAGTTACTGTTAAAATAATTCTAAATTATCActaaaaactttgtgttgaaaatagttcccagcgagaagaccaaaagctgtctttgaaacctacctagagtaaggctcgtaaaactccactgggtaGGGGGCAAGCAAAATGAAGGTGTTccatttctttcatgtattgtgaccaaacagaaagatattgtctgacccaaagactacaaaagcgaagaggaagcaggaccagactccccttcaGGCGACTACTTTGAAATGTTTTACGAACCTCTAATTGAACTCTTTTActaacctcttctttgaactgttttacgaccttttctgtgaacttttTACGACCTCAtcccttagaacagtggttctcaaatgggggtacttgaaggtatgccaaggggtacgtgagatttttttaaaaatattctaaaaatagcaactattcaaaaatcctttataaatatatttattgaataatacttcaacaaaatatgaatgtaagttcataaactgtgaaaagaaattcaacaatgcaatattcagtgttgacagttaagattttttgtggacatgttcaataaagattgatgttaaagatttctttttttgtgaagaaatgtttagaatgaagttcatgaatccagatggaactctattacaatccccaaagagggcactttaagttgatgattacttctatgtgtagaaatctttatttagaattgaatcacttgtttatttttcaacaagtttttagttatttttgtatctttttttccccaaatagttcaataaatactactacaaatgagcaatattttgcactgttataaaatttaataaatcagaaactgatgacatagtgctgtattttacttctttgtctcttttttttcaaccaaaaatgctttgttctgattagggggtacatcactgaaaaaaggttgagaaccactgccttagaagcagctgttgtcatgtggtcagagaaagtccaaataaagggggAGAAATACAATCcttcgccagagcgtgggtgacactaaGGAGTTACAGgttgacacgtttctcctcaattgaactaaattgaattatgtctctgtttaattctttgcttcttttcttgtttaatagatgtcttcagtgtttgaacctggcagTTACAGTTTATGTCAGGGCTGTCAACCATAACTCGTCATCGAAtatttagcttgttagcttcCTTCATTGCGAGTGAATGATGCCAATAAGGAGAGAAGGGGAGTGTTAGTGCAACTGaaattattaaaatttaatacatcaCTCACTTAATCCATAATCGCAAGAGAACACATTTGCGACGGTGGGCGGCACACACGCTGAACATGTTTGAATACACGCAGGAAATCGTGTAGAAGGTCAGAGCAATCATAGCCTTTGCGGTCTGCAAAGTTTCATTTTTTGTGAGGTTCATGTCACGCTACGCATGGGGAGGAGCAGCTTACTCCAAACTGAAACACGCAAAAAGAATAGGCCGACCAAAGTCCTCAACCATTAAAACGTTTGCGTGGAACTAGGGCTAGGCGAAAAAACGATATGAATATATTTCACAACATACTCTAATGATGAAAATTATGTTCGACTGAAACGTTCAATTACATCTTTTTCTTTTACGTCGGAAGAAAGCGgaagttgcaaagcaaggttggttgcatgaacaaaggcactcgctctctggtaaacgagcaacgcaggaagtgatcactcctcagtgggagtgacacgctaacagccaatcaggtaccAGTATCAACTATCAAATTTGGGTGCGCCATCTTGTCTCACGGTTGATTcttgagtgagaagagaaagtaaaaatgagtggaaattgtggataaaaaagTAAGTCACCTCGACACTATGGCAGTTTTGGAGACCACAGTTAAActaatgtggtctgtaaatgatgcaaggtgcCCATCCCCACCAAGAACGGTAAGACCACACCACCTTAGACGTGCTCACCCcctagagcacagctgtaacttcttgGCACTAAACCTCCAAAAAATGTGTTCTTAATTCTCTCTGTTtctattttcacactttgcactatttgttttgattgattgagacttttattagtagattgcacagtacagtacatattccgtacaattgaccacgaaatggtaacacccggataagtttttcaacttgtttaagtcggggtctacataaatcaattcatggtagattaCACTTTATTAACCACCTCTtaccttatttttgcacctttttTAAAAGGTTATTGTTAAGGGATTGTGATTTTAcagttttgtttacattgtttgagtgttttccatgcttgtgttgacatttcctttcctttctgccttgatagctgaaggGATTATagtcagaggaaggttacatttgaaatataaatgttcacatttcatatatttttctcctggtccttattttagataggtcataaaaatattaataatgatcAATATCAagcgatacaacacacatatatcgtgatacagttttcagccgtaTCACCCAGCCTTAGCGGGCACATTCCTTCGAGATTTGTCTGACTACAGTAATCAAATAATAACTTTataataacagtacaaaataatacATCCAAATACTAAgtattattaacaataaatacattaataattgtattgttataataataataatacattttggaTTACCTGTATTACTCCCCAGGGAAAAATGTTACTCATGTGGGTAAATAAACTCAAGTGTTGTCATCAACTGTCATCCATGcctgtttattcatttttaattgtC
The window above is part of the Nerophis ophidion isolate RoL-2023_Sa linkage group LG04, RoL_Noph_v1.0, whole genome shotgun sequence genome. Proteins encoded here:
- the LOC133550980 gene encoding nucleolar and coiled-body phosphoprotein 1-like isoform X3; translated protein: MDRSRTVHKSTGKDYSSSDDDVPLAELVVKRPTKEKALPENVNSSKEDSKEDRSDDDEPVVKIKMSSRKKENKLSTFHSKKWKNADDSSDNGPLVKAKVSPKSGKKNVSTPPKKSAIKKKELRDEDASSDDEPLSVRAKKLKPQHKQISPVSTSQAENEAKSKRSAAKKRVKYTQSSNESSEDEPLATILRRKAIAARQPTPGNSKKSRPRGGGKARKEPPSSHDTSDNDTAADDTPLVTPAAKQRKPAEEKKVKKSSPSQGSASKKRRAGQSDNSSDDEPLINMVKKSQTEKTLKLKKPASVLKKKVATPKAGKKKLLQAGSSDDEPLMEAFKHPQVTKKLTIKLERCEIKEAAATGSQNREWRVAEEPNEQLLESSE
- the LOC133550980 gene encoding nucleolar and coiled-body phosphoprotein 1-like isoform X1, whose amino-acid sequence is MDRSRTVHKSTGKDYSSSDDDVPLAELVVKRPTKEKALPENVNSSKEDSKEDRSDDDEPVVKIKMSSRKKENKLSTFHSKKWKNAADDSSDNGPLVKAKVSPKSGKKNVSTPPKKSAIKKKELRDEDASSDDEPLSVRAKKLKPQHKQISPVSTSQAENEAKSKRSAAKKRVKYTQSSNESSEDEPLATILRRKAIAARQPTPGNSKKSRPRGGGKARKEPPSSHDTSDNDTAADDTPLVTPAAKQRKPAEEKKVKKSSPSQGSASKKRRAGQSDNSSDDEPLINMVKKSQTEKTLKLKKPASVLKKKVATPKAGKKKLLQAGSSDDEPLMEAFKHPQVTKKLTIKLERCEIKEAAATGSQNREWRVAEEPNEQLLESSE
- the LOC133550980 gene encoding nucleolar and coiled-body phosphoprotein 1-like isoform X2, which gives rise to MDRSRTVHKSTGKDYSSSDDDVPLAELVVKRPTKEKALPENVNSSKEDSKEDRSDDDEPVVKIKMSSRKKENKLSTFHSKKWKNAADDSSDNGPLVKAKVSPKSGKKNVSTPPKKSAIKKKELRDEDASSDDEPLSVRAKKLKPQHKQISPVSTSQAENEAKSKRSAAKKRVKYTQSSNESSEDEPLATILRRKAIAARQPTPGNSKKSRPRGGGKARKEPPSSHDTSDNDTAADDTPLVTPAAKQRKPAEEKKVKKSSPSQGSASKKRRGQSDNSSDDEPLINMVKKSQTEKTLKLKKPASVLKKKVATPKAGKKKLLQAGSSDDEPLMEAFKHPQVTKKLTIKLERCEIKEAAATGSQNREWRVAEEPNEQLLESSE